The following are encoded together in the Arcticibacterium luteifluviistationis genome:
- a CDS encoding phosphoribosylaminoimidazolesuccinocarboxamide synthase — MNVLKESNFSFKGQQSLYHGKVRDVFGFEDGLLMIASDRISAFDVILPEAIPCKGQVLNQIAEKFLKATADIVPNWLVAVPDPNATFGLKCETFPIEMVVRGYLAGHAWREYKSGKREVCGVALPDGLKENDRLPTPIITPTTKAHEGHDEDISREEILKQGIVVESKYLQLEKYTLALFQRGTEIAAEQNLILVDTKYEFGEKDGVIYLIDEIHTPDSSRYFYKDTYSANQEKGLPQKQLSKEFVREWLIANGFQGKEGQSVPEMTPEKCQEISIRYIELYEKVTGEVFVPANNVDIYKRIEENVNSFLEKRG; from the coding sequence ATGAACGTATTAAAAGAATCGAATTTTAGTTTTAAAGGCCAGCAGAGTCTTTACCACGGAAAAGTAAGAGACGTCTTTGGTTTTGAAGACGGCCTATTAATGATAGCATCTGACAGAATTTCTGCCTTTGACGTTATTTTGCCTGAGGCCATTCCTTGCAAAGGACAAGTGCTTAATCAGATAGCAGAGAAATTCCTTAAAGCCACTGCCGACATAGTGCCTAACTGGCTCGTAGCTGTTCCTGACCCAAATGCTACCTTTGGCTTAAAGTGTGAAACTTTCCCTATAGAAATGGTGGTTCGTGGCTATTTAGCCGGTCATGCTTGGAGAGAGTATAAAAGTGGTAAAAGAGAGGTTTGTGGTGTGGCATTGCCAGATGGTTTGAAAGAAAACGACAGACTGCCTACCCCAATCATCACTCCTACTACCAAAGCTCACGAAGGACATGATGAAGATATTTCTAGAGAAGAAATTCTTAAACAGGGCATTGTAGTAGAGTCAAAATATCTTCAATTAGAAAAATATACTTTAGCTCTTTTTCAAAGAGGAACCGAAATAGCAGCAGAGCAAAATCTGATTTTAGTTGACACCAAATATGAGTTTGGAGAAAAAGATGGTGTCATTTATTTGATAGATGAAATTCACACGCCAGACTCTTCAAGATACTTTTACAAAGACACTTACAGTGCAAACCAAGAGAAAGGATTGCCTCAAAAGCAACTTTCAAAGGAATTTGTGAGAGAGTGGTTAATAGCCAATGGTTTTCAAGGAAAAGAAGGTCAATCTGTACCTGAAATGACACCTGAAAAGTGCCAAGAAATAAGTATACGCTACATAGAACTCTACGAAAAAGTAACTGGTGAGGTATTTGTTCCAGCTAATAATGTAGATATTTATAAAAGAATAGAGGAGAATGTGAATTCATTCTTGGAAAAAAGAGGATAA
- a CDS encoding S8 family serine peptidase, whose translation MIKRFFKTTCLVWLSFVTIGKAQQINNDFVEGEIYVKLKPNFIRRGLVKLTNDVNIQSEIPIINGIVEKSNSKIEDASNPYFFSKNDEIKDVFRIKLDNEIAIEQVLKDLKEDPSVEYVERIRKREIISVPSDTLYSQQWFLDKIKAPDAWDVNPGVQDIIVAVVDNAFDITHPDLAANLVTGYDVGDNDADPTPPDASFSHGTHVAGIVAAVNNNITGIASAGNNRVKVMPIKGTTNAGGNRAITHGYEGVAYAVNQGAKIISLSWGGAGFSQLEQDVINDAYANGVMVIAAAGNEGNSILQYPAAYEHVVAVASLDIDDGLSSFSSYGAYVDISAPGRGILSTIPFNTYASFNGTSMATPLVSACAAYLRACFPTLSGDSLETILKITSDNIDNENPTRLGMVGTGRVNLLKAVACKGANLFAEQPTISPTNYLCEGDSALFDINAVSSESFEWFKDGLSVSNTKSFYAKADGTYKLVRTLGSCIVESDELKIIYNEVFTSKPSVTDLTTFYCDSQNNFVVASQSGTPANAFGPKEAIYTGLPVGFDGFLKSGDYPTVNVSGIAGLIDSVSISITWQKKDGGTHDNCDIPDGGGTAFNEEVSFSIVSPEGVEVDLVHTSDYGRGTASSGMVTTVFNVNGAGLVGDPLPSSGSFKAAGDLSVYEDKVPVGVWTLIANDDATLDPLCVSGFSVTIKTKQPAGSPTVKWFSDESLGTLLSVNDTLTVPTTTVGIQDYYAVAEVPGLCLGPVAKATVEIKTIPDIYAYPISGLYVNSNEIDALIKGSGISSNFNESGTTVSGNDKNNQPYSYNISSTAPQISPITLCATESYLLFGLGCNGTIEWKYNGIIKYGDGVVLNNVSPPLNVTATCLQDWSCPALVNIPFNFLEATTPLTLESTLIESSEQNYYGSPISSSQLIKENSDINYTAPNSISLNPGFESKLNTNFKAEIGNCPN comes from the coding sequence TTGATAAAAAGATTCTTTAAAACCACGTGCTTAGTATGGTTGTCATTTGTGACCATCGGCAAGGCTCAGCAAATTAACAACGATTTTGTTGAAGGAGAAATATATGTTAAGCTTAAACCCAATTTCATTAGAAGAGGTTTGGTTAAACTTACAAATGATGTAAATATTCAAAGCGAAATCCCAATCATAAATGGTATCGTTGAAAAATCAAACTCAAAAATAGAGGATGCTTCAAATCCCTATTTCTTTTCTAAAAACGATGAAATAAAGGATGTTTTCAGAATTAAGCTTGACAACGAAATTGCTATTGAACAAGTTTTGAAAGACCTGAAAGAAGACCCAAGTGTAGAGTATGTAGAAAGAATCAGGAAAAGAGAGATTATTAGCGTGCCTAGCGATACTCTTTATAGTCAGCAATGGTTTTTAGATAAGATAAAAGCTCCAGACGCTTGGGATGTTAACCCTGGTGTACAAGATATTATAGTGGCCGTGGTAGATAATGCTTTTGATATAACTCACCCAGATTTAGCTGCCAATTTAGTGACAGGCTATGATGTAGGTGATAATGATGCCGACCCAACTCCCCCCGATGCAAGTTTTTCTCATGGAACACATGTGGCAGGAATAGTAGCTGCTGTTAATAATAATATTACAGGGATAGCCTCAGCAGGTAATAATAGAGTTAAGGTGATGCCAATTAAAGGAACCACAAATGCTGGAGGAAATAGGGCAATTACGCATGGTTACGAAGGAGTTGCTTATGCTGTAAATCAAGGAGCTAAAATAATAAGCCTTTCATGGGGAGGAGCAGGTTTTTCTCAGTTAGAGCAAGATGTAATTAATGATGCCTACGCCAATGGCGTAATGGTAATAGCAGCGGCAGGAAATGAAGGTAATAGTATTTTGCAGTATCCAGCGGCTTATGAGCATGTGGTAGCTGTAGCCAGTTTAGATATTGATGATGGCTTGAGTAGCTTTTCCAGTTATGGGGCTTATGTTGACATTTCTGCTCCAGGGCGTGGTATTTTAAGTACCATTCCATTTAATACTTATGCTTCATTTAATGGTACATCTATGGCTACACCATTAGTATCTGCATGTGCGGCATATTTGAGAGCTTGTTTTCCTACTTTAAGTGGTGATAGTTTAGAAACGATTCTTAAAATAACCTCTGATAACATTGATAACGAAAATCCAACACGCTTAGGAATGGTTGGAACAGGTAGGGTTAACTTGCTAAAAGCAGTGGCTTGTAAAGGAGCAAATCTATTTGCAGAACAGCCTACTATTAGCCCTACCAATTATTTGTGTGAAGGAGATTCAGCTTTGTTTGATATTAATGCCGTTTCCTCGGAGAGTTTTGAATGGTTTAAAGATGGTTTGAGCGTTTCAAACACTAAGAGTTTTTATGCCAAAGCGGACGGAACTTATAAACTAGTCAGGACTTTGGGTAGCTGTATTGTAGAATCTGACGAGCTAAAGATTATTTATAATGAGGTTTTTACATCAAAACCTTCTGTTACAGATTTGACAACCTTTTATTGTGATTCTCAAAACAATTTTGTGGTTGCCAGCCAAAGTGGTACACCTGCTAATGCTTTTGGTCCAAAAGAAGCTATTTATACAGGTTTACCTGTAGGTTTTGATGGTTTTTTAAAGAGTGGAGATTACCCTACGGTCAATGTTTCGGGAATAGCCGGATTGATAGATTCGGTGTCAATTTCCATCACATGGCAAAAGAAAGACGGAGGTACACATGACAACTGTGATATTCCAGATGGAGGGGGAACAGCATTTAATGAAGAAGTTTCTTTTAGTATAGTTTCACCGGAAGGGGTGGAAGTTGACCTAGTACACACAAGCGACTATGGAAGAGGAACGGCAAGTTCGGGCATGGTAACTACTGTTTTTAATGTTAATGGTGCTGGTTTAGTAGGTGACCCACTACCAAGTTCTGGAAGCTTTAAAGCGGCGGGCGACTTAAGCGTATACGAAGATAAGGTTCCGGTTGGTGTTTGGACATTGATAGCTAATGATGATGCCACTTTAGACCCCTTGTGTGTCTCTGGTTTTTCAGTAACTATTAAAACTAAGCAACCTGCTGGGTCACCTACGGTAAAGTGGTTTTCTGATGAAAGTTTAGGAACGTTGCTTTCTGTTAATGATACTTTAACTGTGCCAACGACTACAGTTGGAATACAGGATTATTATGCTGTAGCAGAGGTTCCAGGCTTATGCTTAGGCCCTGTAGCGAAAGCTACGGTGGAAATTAAAACTATTCCAGATATATATGCGTACCCAATTTCAGGCTTATATGTTAATAGTAATGAAATAGACGCTTTAATAAAAGGTTCAGGCATTTCATCTAATTTTAATGAAAGCGGAACCACTGTTTCTGGAAATGATAAAAACAATCAGCCATACTCCTATAACATATCAAGCACAGCCCCTCAAATATCCCCCATTACTTTATGTGCTACAGAAAGTTATTTGCTTTTTGGTTTGGGCTGTAATGGTACTATTGAATGGAAATATAATGGGATTATAAAATATGGTGATGGGGTAGTGCTTAATAATGTAAGCCCACCATTGAATGTTACGGCCACCTGTCTTCAAGATTGGTCATGCCCAGCATTGGTCAATATCCCATTTAATTTCTTGGAGGCCACCACGCCTTTAACTTTAGAGTCAACGCTAATAGAAAGTAGTGAGCAAAATTATTATGGAAGTCCAATCTCTTCTTCACAACTTATTAAAGAAAATTCAGACATCAATTATACCGCTCCAAATTCAATTTCCTTAAACCCAGGTTTTGAGTCAAAATTAAACACTAATTTCAAAGCTGAAATAGGTAATTGCCCTAACTAA
- a CDS encoding PIG-L family deacetylase has product MKKLSLLLLLLTCFIVRSFAQNTNYSTGSLLQGLDKLNVVGTALYIAAHPDDENTLLITWLANEKKVRTGYIAMTRGDGGQNLIGTEKGDFAGLLRTQELLGARGIDGGEQFFTRANDFGYSKTTEEALETWGKEKVLSDLVYRIRKFQPDVLITRFPPDERAGHGHHSASSLLAEEAFDAAANPNVFPEQLKEVDTWQAKRLVWNFYNRGFTNTPPDDDSDFITMNIGGYNPYLGESYGEIGSRARSMHKSQGFGAGLFRGERMEILKHTKGQPAKEDLFDGVNTTWSRIKGGEIVTKIIIDIKRNFNPEMPAASVPALNQLYKLIQTLPKSPIVDTKLDELENLILRFAGIHLEINASDYNVSPGDELSGTLRVINRSFLKASLNGFEIPKLNYSINSNTVLNEDSRLEVPFKVLVPKSMDISQPYWLKEKHPIGNYVISDESLKGLPLSPPSIIGEIKLNIEGLLLTINLPIDYKYVEPSFGEIYRPLEVSPTITLSPNTSSLVFNSTKSQNILVTVRASEENVKGNVYLELPNGWSYTPKTASFNLSEKNSESVIKFSVIPPKEASEGHILIKANVNGQEFENARNSIKYDHIPQTTTFPKAEIELVKLDLKKKGKKVGYIQGAGDDIPEALKQIGYSVDFLSEEDLSKDLSGYQAILVGIRAYNVHEWLPFYHDKLMTYVKNGGNLIAQYQTSRGSEKFTDKMGPYPFNLTRDRVSEEDAEVRFLNVDEPILNKPNKLGSADFNDWVQERGLYFASDWETNYSGVFSMNDKNESPKSGSLIYTKYGSGNYVYTGISFFRELPAGVSGAYRLMANLISMK; this is encoded by the coding sequence ATGAAAAAACTAAGTTTACTCCTTCTATTACTTACTTGTTTTATTGTAAGGTCTTTTGCTCAAAACACAAATTACAGCACTGGCTCTCTTCTTCAAGGGCTTGACAAGTTAAATGTGGTAGGAACTGCCTTATACATTGCAGCACACCCAGATGATGAAAATACGCTTTTAATTACATGGCTAGCCAATGAAAAAAAAGTAAGGACAGGTTACATTGCTATGACCAGAGGTGATGGCGGTCAAAATTTGATTGGAACTGAAAAAGGAGATTTTGCAGGCTTGCTTAGAACCCAAGAGTTATTAGGAGCGAGAGGCATTGACGGTGGCGAACAATTTTTTACCAGAGCAAATGACTTTGGATATTCTAAAACTACCGAAGAGGCCTTAGAAACATGGGGCAAAGAAAAAGTACTCTCTGATTTGGTTTACCGAATCAGAAAATTCCAACCCGATGTGTTAATTACCAGATTTCCGCCAGATGAAAGAGCAGGACACGGACATCATTCGGCATCCTCCTTATTAGCAGAAGAAGCTTTTGATGCTGCCGCAAACCCTAATGTCTTTCCAGAACAACTAAAAGAAGTAGATACTTGGCAAGCCAAAAGGTTAGTTTGGAATTTCTATAATAGAGGTTTCACTAATACTCCGCCTGATGATGATAGCGACTTTATCACCATGAATATTGGTGGTTACAACCCTTACTTAGGTGAATCTTATGGGGAAATAGGCTCTAGAGCTAGAAGTATGCATAAAAGCCAAGGTTTTGGTGCTGGTCTTTTTAGAGGAGAAAGAATGGAAATATTAAAGCATACCAAAGGTCAACCGGCAAAAGAAGATTTATTTGACGGAGTTAATACTACATGGAGCCGCATCAAAGGAGGCGAGATAGTTACGAAAATCATTATTGACATCAAAAGGAATTTCAACCCTGAAATGCCAGCAGCTTCGGTGCCTGCTTTAAATCAGCTTTATAAGTTGATACAGACCTTACCTAAAAGCCCAATAGTAGACACTAAACTGGATGAATTAGAAAACTTGATTCTCCGTTTTGCAGGAATACACTTAGAAATTAATGCCAGTGATTATAATGTAAGTCCGGGCGACGAGCTAAGCGGGACGTTAAGAGTAATCAACAGGTCATTTTTAAAAGCAAGTCTAAATGGCTTTGAAATCCCTAAGCTTAATTATTCAATTAACAGTAACACGGTATTAAATGAAGACTCAAGGCTTGAGGTTCCATTTAAAGTACTGGTACCTAAAAGCATGGATATTTCGCAGCCATACTGGTTAAAAGAGAAACATCCGATTGGTAATTATGTGATTAGCGATGAATCACTAAAAGGACTTCCTCTTTCTCCTCCATCCATCATTGGTGAAATCAAATTGAATATTGAAGGGCTTTTACTTACCATAAATCTTCCTATTGACTATAAATATGTAGAGCCATCTTTCGGTGAAATATACAGGCCATTAGAAGTTAGCCCTACCATCACATTAAGTCCAAATACTAGTTCATTAGTTTTTAATAGCACAAAATCACAAAACATTTTGGTAACCGTAAGGGCGTCAGAAGAGAATGTTAAAGGTAATGTGTACCTAGAGTTACCTAATGGGTGGTCTTATACGCCTAAAACCGCGTCTTTTAATCTTTCTGAAAAGAATAGTGAAAGTGTTATTAAATTCAGTGTCATCCCTCCTAAAGAAGCTTCTGAAGGGCATATATTAATTAAAGCGAACGTAAACGGACAAGAATTTGAGAATGCTCGTAATAGCATTAAATATGACCATATTCCTCAGACTACTACTTTCCCAAAGGCTGAAATTGAACTAGTAAAGCTAGACCTTAAAAAGAAAGGTAAGAAAGTGGGCTATATACAAGGTGCAGGAGACGATATTCCAGAAGCTCTTAAACAAATCGGATATAGTGTGGATTTTCTTTCAGAAGAAGATTTAAGCAAAGACCTTTCTGGATACCAAGCCATACTAGTAGGTATAAGAGCATATAATGTACACGAATGGCTTCCGTTTTACCATGATAAACTCATGACCTATGTTAAAAATGGGGGAAACCTTATTGCTCAATACCAAACAAGTAGAGGCTCAGAGAAGTTTACAGACAAAATGGGTCCATACCCTTTTAATTTAACTAGAGATAGGGTAAGCGAAGAGGATGCAGAAGTAAGGTTTTTAAATGTTGACGAGCCAATTCTTAATAAACCAAACAAACTTGGATCTGCTGATTTTAATGACTGGGTGCAGGAAAGAGGTTTATACTTTGCTTCAGATTGGGAAACCAACTATAGTGGCGTTTTCTCTATGAATGATAAAAATGAAAGCCCAAAATCTGGAAGTCTTATTTACACCAAATACGGTAGTGGCAACTACGTTTATACAGGAATTTCTTTTTTTAGAGAACTTCCTGCAGGTGTTTCTGGAGCCTACCGACTAATGGCTAATTTGATTTCAATGAAATGA
- a CDS encoding DUF456 domain-containing protein: protein MDILLLILGGLFLIIGLIGSVLPIPGPPLAFGGVIALHYSKYANFSEDLLIGLGIATVLVTVLDYYVPIWGTKKFGGTKAGVRGSMAGLIIGLFFGPFGIFIGAFLGALIGEYMFGDKHNALKAAIGSFAGFAAGMAIKITLCCFMIFYAVKELWGFWN from the coding sequence ATGGATATCTTATTACTAATACTTGGCGGACTATTTTTAATAATCGGACTAATAGGTTCAGTATTACCTATCCCCGGTCCTCCCTTGGCCTTTGGTGGTGTTATAGCCCTTCATTACTCTAAATATGCCAATTTTTCAGAAGACCTTTTAATTGGTTTAGGCATAGCCACGGTCTTGGTTACTGTTCTTGATTATTATGTGCCTATCTGGGGTACTAAGAAGTTTGGTGGAACTAAGGCTGGTGTAAGAGGTTCTATGGCTGGTTTAATCATAGGATTGTTCTTTGGGCCTTTCGGAATATTCATTGGAGCCTTTTTAGGTGCTCTTATTGGTGAATATATGTTTGGCGACAAGCATAATGCCCTGAAAGCCGCCATTGGCAGTTTTGCTGGTTTTGCAGCAGGCATGGCCATCAAAATCACGTTATGCTGTTTCATGATATTTTATGCTGTCAAAGAGCTTTGGGGGTTTTGGAATTAG
- a CDS encoding LysM peptidoglycan-binding domain-containing protein produces the protein MKRQFELLSLFLPEVSPVLKNAGVPEDFRYLVIYNKYQSETNQSSLLDHGVFWCLTEDLAADLDLHVNNKIDERKNFFVATDAAVIGLRRNNVLYNNWGTTLFAALAQRDLVNLLGVNKDWNNKKYLPLDGPAYSAVIQFLAFKMVVEEAMASFKPSEDKVIYSYPYGNGKTLSSIAADLRLEPTEVIEQNSWLKEERMGEDALPVLIIVDAERYNDIRVLAEISSNRDFHKEEKGFPILTEEPSLAKERGGQFFRINGKRGVKADFCDSYVDLAYKAKISEKSFLEYNDMQEADVVSIGQIYYLEEKNNKGPISTHISREGESLWDIGMLYGVKLEELLKFNRLETSEVFQRGRVVYLQDKREKKAPVEYVEIEDLVVTTGKLKKDPILGSYTSFSFSEEHKPKRAIELEEPVTEEVMEEDLPKVKVAKVEEPKEVRQPLTVRKEVVVKPVVANSYSENLKKQVLGTPEVEKKEIDDFVIHTVRKGETLYRISVNYRVSVKQLYRLNSLTSTIIEIGDRIKVKPI, from the coding sequence ATGAAAAGGCAATTTGAATTGCTTTCCTTATTTCTTCCAGAAGTAAGTCCTGTATTGAAAAATGCTGGTGTACCAGAAGATTTTAGATATTTGGTAATTTACAATAAATACCAAAGTGAGACGAATCAAAGTAGTCTTTTAGACCACGGAGTATTTTGGTGTTTAACAGAAGATTTAGCTGCAGATTTAGATTTGCATGTCAATAATAAGATAGATGAGCGTAAAAACTTTTTTGTCGCTACGGACGCCGCTGTAATAGGGCTTCGTAGGAATAATGTTCTTTACAATAATTGGGGTACCACTTTATTTGCAGCACTTGCTCAGCGAGATTTAGTAAATCTGTTGGGTGTTAATAAAGATTGGAACAATAAGAAGTATTTGCCTTTAGATGGTCCTGCTTACAGTGCAGTGATTCAGTTTCTAGCTTTTAAGATGGTAGTAGAAGAGGCAATGGCATCTTTCAAACCTTCAGAAGATAAAGTTATTTATAGCTATCCTTATGGAAATGGGAAAACTTTAAGCTCCATTGCGGCAGATTTAAGATTAGAACCTACGGAGGTTATAGAGCAAAATAGCTGGCTTAAAGAAGAAAGGATGGGTGAAGATGCTTTACCAGTCCTAATCATTGTAGATGCTGAACGTTACAATGATATTCGGGTTTTAGCGGAGATATCAAGCAATAGAGATTTTCATAAAGAAGAGAAAGGTTTTCCTATCCTGACTGAAGAGCCAAGTTTGGCCAAAGAAAGGGGTGGACAGTTCTTTAGAATTAATGGGAAAAGAGGTGTAAAAGCTGATTTTTGCGACTCTTATGTGGATTTGGCCTATAAGGCTAAGATTTCTGAGAAGAGCTTTCTGGAGTATAATGATATGCAAGAAGCCGATGTGGTGAGCATAGGACAAATCTATTACCTAGAAGAGAAAAACAATAAAGGACCTATATCAACGCATATATCCAGAGAAGGAGAAAGCCTTTGGGATATAGGGATGCTTTACGGTGTGAAGTTGGAAGAGCTTTTGAAGTTTAACCGACTAGAAACATCGGAGGTATTTCAAAGAGGTAGAGTGGTTTACTTGCAAGACAAAAGAGAAAAGAAAGCTCCTGTAGAGTATGTTGAAATAGAAGACCTAGTGGTGACTACAGGTAAACTGAAAAAAGACCCAATTTTAGGAAGTTATACGTCTTTTAGTTTCTCTGAGGAGCATAAGCCCAAAAGGGCAATAGAGCTAGAGGAACCAGTGACTGAAGAGGTAATGGAAGAAGATTTACCAAAGGTGAAGGTTGCGAAAGTAGAAGAGCCTAAGGAAGTAAGACAGCCTCTTACAGTAAGAAAAGAAGTAGTAGTTAAGCCTGTGGTAGCCAATAGTTACTCCGAAAATTTAAAGAAACAGGTGCTTGGTACTCCTGAAGTAGAGAAAAAAGAGATTGATGATTTTGTTATTCATACGGTTAGAAAAGGGGAAACACTTTATAGAATATCTGTCAATTACAGAGTTTCGGTAAAGCAACTGTATCGCCTAAACAGTTTGACCAGCACTATCATAGAAATCGGTGATAGAATTAAAGTAAAACCGATTTAG
- a CDS encoding vWA domain-containing protein has protein sequence MNWSKTISFWEVILILSFLLFYVLYFLRMHKIGKRLGKPSKAIYFKFFLRSTYFALMIIALLGPSFGISETEARSSGKDILFTVDLSESMNCTDVSPSRLEKTKLEITNLIEQSKGDRFGVMVFSSKAYWQIPLTFDINLVKEFVASMNTEMMPNPGSNLEAPMDAMQKKLAQNQDKSRSQIAFIFTDGESYSEVKEETLSKFKTEKSQLVMVGVGTESGSDILENNSPLLLEDGSLAISKLDLNGLKKISRSANAKLYTLSSEQDNLELAVQDIRNLKSAVVDRNQILVANNKFENFLLAALILVALDILISTKVFQI, from the coding sequence ATGAATTGGAGTAAAACTATTTCGTTTTGGGAGGTAATTTTAATTCTCTCCTTTCTCCTATTTTATGTACTCTATTTCCTTAGAATGCATAAAATAGGAAAAAGACTGGGCAAGCCATCGAAGGCCATCTATTTTAAATTTTTCCTAAGAAGTACTTATTTCGCATTAATGATAATTGCCCTATTAGGGCCCAGCTTTGGTATTTCAGAAACCGAAGCCCGTTCGTCTGGAAAAGATATTCTCTTTACTGTTGACCTCTCGGAATCTATGAATTGTACTGATGTTTCTCCTAGTCGTCTTGAAAAGACTAAGCTAGAAATCACCAACTTGATAGAGCAATCAAAAGGAGACCGTTTTGGTGTTATGGTGTTTTCGTCAAAAGCTTATTGGCAAATTCCTTTAACTTTTGACATAAACTTGGTTAAGGAATTTGTAGCAAGCATGAATACCGAAATGATGCCAAACCCTGGCAGCAACTTAGAGGCTCCCATGGACGCCATGCAAAAAAAGCTAGCACAAAACCAAGACAAAAGCCGCTCTCAAATAGCGTTCATTTTTACCGATGGTGAATCTTATTCTGAAGTAAAAGAAGAAACTTTGTCGAAGTTTAAAACAGAGAAAAGCCAACTAGTAATGGTGGGTGTAGGAACAGAGTCAGGTTCAGATATTCTGGAAAATAACAGTCCTCTTTTATTGGAAGACGGTAGTCTTGCCATTTCAAAACTTGACCTAAATGGCTTGAAAAAAATCTCCAGAAGTGCAAATGCAAAGCTTTATACTTTGAGTTCAGAACAAGACAACCTAGAATTAGCTGTGCAAGACATTAGAAACCTTAAAAGTGCAGTAGTAGATAGAAATCAAATTTTGGTTGCTAATAATAAGTTTGAGAATTTTCTTTTGGCAGCTCTTATCTTAGTGGCTCTTGACATTTTAATATCCACCAAAGTATTCCAGATTTGA
- a CDS encoding pyridoxal phosphate-dependent aminotransferase: protein MDYKKSERLNNLSYAIRGPIFDKAQALEAAGHNIINLNIGNPAPFGFDIPDEIVEDMILNIRNAQGYCHHLGIFPARKAIMHYTQQIGIQDVRIEDIFIGNGVSELIVMCMQALINPGDEILIPSPDYPLWTTAVGLSGGKAVHYVCDEQADWNPDVADMASKVTSKTKAIVLINPNNPTGAVYEKDVLEQIVKLARENNLIVFADEIYDKILFDGNKHVPIASLSDEVFFMTFGGLSKNYRATGFRGGWVIASGAKEKAKSYLEGINLLASMRLCANVPTQYAIQTALGGYQSIDDLVAEGGRLRKQRDLIHYRLTDIPGITCVKPKGSLYVFPKIDMKKFSFGTDEQFTLDLLTEQKILVVPGSGFNAFDKDHFRIVFLPNAETLDKAVDGITELLDEKRVNIPASAIS, encoded by the coding sequence ATGGACTATAAGAAAAGCGAACGCCTTAACAATTTATCATATGCAATTAGAGGTCCTATCTTTGATAAGGCACAAGCATTAGAGGCGGCTGGGCATAATATAATCAATCTAAATATTGGGAATCCAGCACCGTTTGGGTTTGATATTCCTGATGAGATAGTGGAAGACATGATTCTCAACATCAGAAACGCCCAAGGCTATTGCCACCACTTGGGTATTTTTCCTGCCAGAAAAGCCATTATGCATTACACGCAGCAAATTGGCATTCAAGATGTTCGTATTGAAGATATATTCATAGGAAATGGCGTTAGTGAGCTTATTGTGATGTGCATGCAAGCTCTTATTAACCCGGGTGATGAAATTCTTATTCCATCACCGGATTATCCTTTATGGACTACCGCCGTAGGGCTTTCTGGCGGCAAGGCCGTACATTATGTATGTGATGAACAAGCAGACTGGAATCCAGATGTAGCCGATATGGCTTCAAAAGTTACTTCAAAAACTAAAGCCATCGTACTTATAAACCCAAACAACCCTACAGGTGCGGTTTATGAAAAAGATGTACTAGAGCAAATAGTTAAACTGGCAAGGGAAAACAACTTGATTGTCTTTGCTGATGAGATATATGACAAAATCCTTTTTGACGGTAATAAACATGTGCCAATAGCTTCTTTAAGTGATGAGGTTTTCTTCATGACCTTTGGTGGTTTGTCAAAAAATTACCGAGCTACTGGCTTTAGGGGTGGCTGGGTAATAGCCAGTGGAGCTAAAGAAAAGGCAAAAAGCTACTTAGAAGGAATAAACCTGCTAGCCAGTATGCGTTTATGTGCCAATGTACCCACGCAGTATGCTATTCAAACAGCTCTGGGCGGTTACCAAAGTATTGACGACTTGGTGGCAGAAGGAGGTCGTTTAAGAAAGCAAAGAGACTTAATTCATTACAGACTCACCGATATTCCAGGTATAACTTGTGTGAAACCAAAAGGCTCTCTTTATGTATTTCCAAAAATTGACATGAAAAAGTTCAGTTTTGGTACTGACGAACAGTTTACCTTAGATTTACTGACGGAGCAAAAGATTCTAGTGGTTCCTGGTTCTGGCTTTAATGCTTTTGATAAAGACCACTTTAGAATAGTCTTTTTACCAAATGCTGAAACCTTGGATAAAGCTGTTGATGGTATTACAGAACTCTTGGATGAGAAAAGAGTCAACATTCCTGCTTCAGCTATTTCCTAA